From the genome of Streptomyces sp. NBC_01260, one region includes:
- a CDS encoding HAD family hydrolase has protein sequence MAALGWLTPRRRSATARSVLAGEAAAEAARKSSLDAERSADTEADAGATPGAEAEEPEFPVVGDDRAAAFFDLDNTVMQGAAIFHFGRGLYKRKFFERRELTRFAWQQAWFRLAGVEDPEHMQDARDSALSIVKGHRVSELMSIGEEIYDEYMADRIWPGTRALAQAHLDAGQKVWLVTAAPVETATIIARRLGLTGALGTVAESVDGVYTGRLVGEPLHGPAKAEAVRALAAAEGLDLARCAAYSDSHNDIPMLSLVGHPYAINPDTKLRKYARARDWRLRDYRTGRKAAKVGIPAAAGVGALAGGTAAAVALHRRRR, from the coding sequence ATGGCCGCTCTTGGATGGCTCACACCCCGTAGGCGTTCCGCGACAGCACGGAGCGTGCTGGCAGGCGAGGCAGCAGCAGAAGCAGCGCGGAAATCGTCGCTCGACGCCGAGCGGTCCGCGGACACCGAAGCCGATGCCGGCGCCACGCCCGGCGCGGAGGCCGAGGAACCGGAGTTCCCCGTCGTCGGCGACGACCGGGCCGCCGCCTTCTTCGACCTCGACAACACCGTGATGCAGGGCGCCGCGATCTTCCACTTCGGTCGCGGCCTGTACAAGCGGAAGTTCTTCGAGCGCCGCGAACTGACCCGGTTCGCCTGGCAGCAGGCCTGGTTCAGGCTGGCCGGCGTCGAGGACCCCGAACACATGCAGGACGCGCGCGACAGCGCCCTGTCCATCGTGAAGGGCCACCGCGTCTCCGAGCTGATGTCCATCGGCGAGGAGATCTACGACGAGTACATGGCCGACCGCATCTGGCCCGGCACCCGCGCCCTCGCCCAGGCCCACCTCGACGCCGGACAGAAGGTCTGGCTGGTCACCGCCGCTCCGGTGGAGACCGCCACGATCATCGCCCGCCGCCTCGGCCTGACCGGCGCGCTCGGCACGGTCGCCGAATCCGTCGACGGGGTCTACACCGGGCGTCTGGTCGGCGAACCCCTGCACGGCCCCGCGAAGGCCGAGGCGGTACGCGCCCTGGCCGCGGCGGAGGGCCTGGACCTGGCGCGCTGCGCCGCGTACAGCGACTCGCACAACGACATCCCGATGCTGTCCCTGGTCGGACACCCGTACGCGATCAACCCCGACACCAAGCTCCGCAAGTACGCCCGCGCCCGTGACTGGCGGCTGCGCGACTACCGGACGGGCCGCAAGGCGGCCAAGGTCGGCATCCCGGCCGCGGCCGGGGTGGGCGCCCTCGCGGGCGGCACCGCCGCCGCCGTCGCCCTGCACCGCCGCCGCCGCTGA
- a CDS encoding glutaredoxin family protein, whose amino-acid sequence MSALLRRTKKKPADRVVTLVGKPGCHLCDDARLVVREVCEETGASWEEKDITRDEQLYREYWEQIPVVLIDNEQHTFWRVDPVRLRSALLS is encoded by the coding sequence ATGAGTGCCCTGTTGCGTCGTACGAAGAAGAAGCCCGCGGACCGGGTGGTGACCCTGGTCGGGAAGCCCGGGTGTCACCTCTGTGACGATGCCAGGCTGGTGGTGCGGGAAGTCTGCGAGGAGACCGGCGCGTCGTGGGAGGAGAAGGACATCACCCGGGACGAGCAGCTGTACCGGGAGTACTGGGAGCAGATCCCCGTGGTCCTCATTGATAACGAACAGCACACGTTCTGGCGGGTGGACCCGGTAAGACTGCGCAGTGCGCTGCTTTCCTGA
- a CDS encoding redox-sensing transcriptional repressor Rex, with product MATGRNHRPATRSRGIPEATVARLPLYLRALTALSERSVPTVSSEELAAAAGVNSAKLRKDFSYLGSYGTRGVGYDVEYLVYQISRELGLTQDWPVAIVGIGNLGAALANYGGFASRGFRVAALIDADPAMAGTPVAGIPVQHADDLDRIISENGVSIGVITTPPGAAQQVCDRLVAAGVTSILNFAPTVLSVPDGVDVRKVDLSIELQILAFHEQRKAGEDAAADSAPDPAAPPVRATTTSRKGPDGDMPAVMPA from the coding sequence GTGGCAACTGGCCGAAACCACCGACCGGCGACCCGTAGCCGAGGAATTCCCGAGGCCACCGTCGCCCGACTTCCGTTGTATCTCCGTGCGCTGACCGCGCTCTCCGAGCGCTCGGTCCCCACGGTCTCCTCCGAGGAGCTCGCCGCGGCGGCGGGAGTCAACTCCGCCAAGCTGCGGAAGGACTTCAGCTACCTCGGTTCGTACGGGACGCGTGGCGTCGGCTACGACGTCGAGTATCTCGTCTACCAGATCTCCCGTGAGCTCGGCCTCACCCAGGACTGGCCGGTCGCGATCGTCGGCATCGGTAACCTCGGAGCCGCGCTCGCCAACTACGGCGGTTTCGCCTCCCGCGGGTTCCGGGTCGCCGCGCTGATCGACGCCGACCCCGCGATGGCCGGAACGCCCGTCGCGGGTATCCCCGTCCAGCACGCCGACGACCTGGACCGGATCATCAGTGAGAACGGCGTGTCGATCGGTGTGATCACCACCCCGCCCGGCGCGGCGCAGCAGGTCTGCGACCGGCTCGTGGCCGCGGGTGTCACCTCCATCCTCAACTTCGCCCCGACCGTGCTCTCGGTGCCCGACGGCGTCGACGTGCGCAAGGTCGACCTCTCCATCGAGCTCCAGATCCTCGCCTTCCACGAGCAGCGCAAGGCCGGCGAGGACGCCGCCGCGGACAGTGCCCCCGACCCGGCCGCACCGCCCGTGCGCGCCACGACCACCAGCCGGAAGGGACCCGACGGGGACATGCCCGCCGTGATGCCGGCATGA
- a CDS encoding glutamyl-tRNA reductase, which translates to MSLLVVGLSHRSAPVSVLERASLAAGTQAALLRDTLAAEPAVEAAVLATCNRIELYADVDKFHAGVAELSTLLARHSGVGLDELTPYLYVHYEDRAVHHLFSVACGLDSMVVGEGQILGQIKDALALGQELHTAGRLLNDLFQQALRVGKRAHSETGIDRAGQSLVTFGLEQLAEGRDPGVWAKGKRALVIGAGSMSSLAAATLARTGVAEIVVANRTRARADRLVEILNQAAGASVAAHAVEMATVSDELTRADVVVSCTGATGLVLSAEAVAGALGLDFDAREAPAAPVAAPPAEPDQHAAWVENGSATATAQAQAVRRVTVPAQSTGPVRLALLDLAMPRDIDGDAARLDGVRLVDIESLAEASADAPMAADVDQVRTIVADEVAAFGAAQRAAHITPTVVALRTMAAGVVAGEIARLDGRLPDLDEKQRAEISQTVRRVVDKLLHAPTVRVKQLASEPGGAGYADALRELFDLDPQTVAAVSRADLNDPNRGRS; encoded by the coding sequence ATGAGTCTCCTTGTCGTAGGGCTGAGCCACCGCAGCGCCCCCGTCTCCGTGCTGGAGCGGGCCTCGCTGGCCGCCGGTACCCAGGCCGCGCTGTTGCGCGACACCCTCGCCGCGGAGCCCGCGGTCGAGGCCGCCGTCCTCGCCACCTGCAACCGCATCGAGCTGTACGCCGACGTGGACAAGTTCCACGCGGGCGTCGCCGAGCTGTCCACCCTGCTCGCCCGGCACAGCGGCGTCGGTCTGGACGAGCTCACTCCGTATCTCTATGTGCACTACGAGGACCGGGCCGTCCACCACCTCTTCTCGGTGGCCTGCGGACTGGACTCGATGGTCGTGGGCGAGGGCCAGATCCTCGGTCAGATCAAGGACGCGCTGGCGCTGGGGCAGGAGCTCCACACCGCCGGCCGGCTGCTGAACGACCTCTTCCAGCAGGCCCTGCGGGTCGGCAAGCGCGCCCACAGCGAGACCGGGATCGACCGGGCCGGGCAGTCGCTCGTCACGTTCGGTCTGGAGCAGCTCGCCGAGGGCCGCGACCCCGGTGTCTGGGCGAAGGGCAAGCGCGCCCTGGTGATCGGCGCGGGCTCGATGTCCTCGCTGGCCGCCGCGACGCTGGCCCGTACCGGTGTCGCCGAGATCGTCGTCGCCAACCGCACCCGTGCTCGCGCCGACCGGCTGGTCGAGATCCTCAACCAGGCCGCCGGTGCCTCGGTGGCGGCCCACGCGGTGGAGATGGCCACGGTCTCCGACGAACTGACACGTGCCGATGTCGTCGTCTCCTGCACCGGTGCGACCGGTCTGGTGCTGAGCGCCGAGGCCGTCGCCGGTGCGCTCGGGCTGGACTTCGACGCGCGCGAGGCACCCGCCGCGCCTGTCGCCGCGCCGCCCGCCGAGCCGGACCAGCACGCCGCGTGGGTGGAGAACGGTTCCGCCACCGCGACCGCGCAGGCGCAGGCCGTCCGCCGGGTCACCGTGCCCGCCCAGTCCACCGGGCCGGTCCGCCTCGCCCTGCTGGACCTCGCGATGCCCCGTGACATCGACGGCGACGCCGCCCGCCTCGACGGTGTGCGCCTCGTCGACATCGAGTCGCTCGCCGAGGCGTCCGCCGACGCCCCGATGGCCGCCGATGTGGACCAGGTGCGCACCATCGTCGCCGACGAGGTCGCCGCCTTCGGTGCCGCCCAGCGCGCCGCCCACATCACTCCCACCGTCGTCGCCCTGCGCACGATGGCCGCCGGAGTGGTTGCGGGCGAGATCGCACGGCTGGACGGACGCCTCCCCGACCTGGACGAAAAGCAGCGCGCCGAGATCTCGCAGACCGTGCGCCGCGTCGTCGACAAGCTCCTGCACGCGCCCACCGTGCGGGTCAAGCAGCTCGCCAGCGAGCCCGGCGGCGCCGGGTACGCCGATGCGCTGCGGGAACTCTTCGACCTCGACCCGCAGACGGTCGCCGCCGTCTCCCGGGCAGACCTGAACGACCCGAATCGAGGGCGGTCATGA
- the hemC gene encoding hydroxymethylbilane synthase: MTDNSPLGAGATKPLRLGTRRSKLAMAQSGLVAEAVSEVTGRAVELVEITTYGDISKEQLSQIGGTGVFVAALREALLRGEVDFAVHSLKDLPTAQPEGLVLAAVPVREDPRDVLVARDGLTLGQLPPGSRIGTGSPRRMAQLNAYARAHGLGIETVPIRGNVDTRIGFVRSGELDAVVLAAAGLSRLGRTGEVTDFLSVDTVLPAPGQGALAIECAASSADLAAALAELDDPYTRAAVTAERALLAALEAGCSAPVGALADLLADGQAVNELRLRGVVGSTDGSSLVQLSTTGPVPTSHDDAAALGRELAAEMLAKGAAGLMGERAL, encoded by the coding sequence ATGACCGACAACTCACCCCTGGGCGCGGGGGCCACCAAGCCGCTGCGGCTGGGGACCCGGCGCAGCAAGCTCGCCATGGCGCAGTCCGGCCTGGTGGCCGAGGCCGTCAGCGAGGTGACCGGGCGGGCCGTCGAGCTCGTCGAGATCACCACGTACGGGGACATCTCCAAGGAGCAGCTCTCGCAGATCGGCGGGACCGGCGTGTTCGTCGCCGCGCTGCGCGAAGCCCTGCTCCGCGGCGAGGTGGACTTCGCCGTCCACTCGCTGAAGGACCTGCCCACCGCTCAGCCCGAGGGTCTGGTGCTGGCCGCGGTGCCGGTGCGCGAGGACCCGCGTGACGTGCTGGTGGCGCGGGACGGGCTGACCCTCGGGCAGCTGCCGCCCGGTTCCCGGATCGGCACCGGCTCGCCGCGCCGGATGGCGCAGCTCAACGCGTACGCCCGCGCTCACGGCCTCGGCATCGAGACCGTGCCGATCCGCGGCAACGTCGATACGCGTATTGGTTTTGTACGAAGCGGTGAACTGGACGCGGTGGTACTCGCCGCGGCCGGACTCAGCCGTCTCGGCCGGACCGGTGAGGTGACCGATTTCCTGTCGGTCGACACCGTTCTGCCCGCTCCCGGCCAGGGAGCACTGGCGATCGAATGCGCTGCCAGCAGCGCTGACCTCGCCGCCGCGCTCGCCGAGCTCGACGACCCGTACACCCGGGCCGCCGTGACCGCCGAGCGTGCCCTGCTCGCCGCCCTGGAGGCCGGCTGCTCCGCACCTGTGGGTGCGCTGGCCGACCTCCTGGCCGACGGTCAGGCTGTCAACGAACTGCGCCTGCGCGGGGTCGTCGGGTCCACCGACGGTTCCTCGCTGGTGCAGCTGTCCACCACCGGTCCCGTCCCCACGTCGCACGACGACGCGGCGGCCCTCGGTCGCGAACTCGCGGCCGAGATGCTCGCCAAGGGTGCGGCCGGTCTTATGGGGGAGCGAGCACTTTGA
- a CDS encoding uroporphyrinogen-III synthase has product MSPTGPAASDFPVLSAGHVTFLGAGPGDPGLLTLRAVEALASADVLVAEPDVLGVVRCHARAGVSTPELTVVDAQSTAVGVPVLRDAANLVMEAAKGGRRVVRAVAGDPGLDGHAGGEMLACAAAGIPFEVVPGVANVVGVPAYAGVPLRDAQGADVRFVDARTASDRCWSEVGASDATCVISTTLDAVAAAAGELVSAGRKPDTPLTVTVGGTTTRQRTWTATLGTIAQLFKQAKVLPSPEGHRPVIAVVGERSSAAQRDQLAWFESKPMFGWKVLVPRTKEQAASLSDQLRSYGAVPHEVPTIAVEPPRTPQQMERAVKGLVTGRYEWIAFTSVNAVKAVREKFEEYGLDARAFAGIKVAAVGEQTAAALVDFGVKPDLVPSGEQSAAGLLEDWPPYDPVFDPIDRVFLPRADIATETLVAGLIELGWEVDDVTAYRTVRASPPPADTREAIKGGGFDAVLFTSSSTVRNLVGIAGKPHNVTVIACIGPATAKTAEEHGLRVDVLSPEPSVHKLAEALAAFGAQRRDAAKEAGDPVTRPSERRPGARRRRTTT; this is encoded by the coding sequence TTGAGCCCCACCGGCCCCGCCGCATCCGATTTCCCTGTCCTGTCCGCAGGGCACGTCACCTTCCTCGGCGCCGGTCCCGGCGACCCGGGACTGCTGACTCTGCGCGCCGTCGAGGCGCTTGCGAGCGCGGACGTTCTTGTCGCCGAGCCGGACGTTCTCGGCGTCGTTCGCTGCCATGCGCGGGCAGGCGTAAGCACGCCTGAGCTGACGGTTGTTGACGCGCAGTCAACAGCCGTCGGTGTTCCCGTTCTCAGGGACGCGGCCAATCTTGTCATGGAGGCCGCGAAGGGCGGCAGGCGGGTCGTCCGTGCCGTCGCCGGTGACCCGGGCCTGGACGGTCACGCGGGCGGCGAGATGCTGGCCTGCGCGGCCGCCGGTATTCCCTTCGAGGTCGTGCCGGGTGTCGCCAACGTCGTGGGGGTGCCCGCGTACGCCGGGGTGCCGCTGCGTGACGCGCAGGGCGCGGACGTCCGGTTCGTCGACGCCCGTACCGCCTCGGACCGCTGCTGGAGCGAGGTCGGCGCGAGCGATGCCACGTGTGTCATCTCGACGACGCTCGACGCGGTGGCCGCGGCCGCCGGTGAGCTGGTCTCGGCGGGCCGCAAGCCCGACACCCCGCTGACGGTGACGGTCGGCGGCACGACGACCCGGCAGCGCACCTGGACGGCGACGCTGGGCACCATCGCCCAGCTCTTCAAGCAGGCGAAGGTCCTTCCGTCGCCGGAGGGGCACCGGCCCGTCATAGCCGTGGTCGGGGAGCGCAGCTCCGCCGCCCAGCGCGACCAGCTCGCGTGGTTCGAGTCCAAGCCGATGTTCGGCTGGAAGGTGCTCGTGCCGCGTACGAAGGAGCAGGCGGCGTCGCTCTCCGACCAGTTGCGTTCGTACGGCGCGGTGCCGCACGAGGTCCCGACGATCGCCGTCGAGCCGCCGCGTACGCCCCAGCAGATGGAGCGCGCGGTCAAGGGCCTGGTCACCGGCCGCTACGAGTGGATTGCGTTCACCAGCGTCAACGCGGTGAAGGCCGTCCGGGAGAAGTTCGAGGAGTACGGGCTCGACGCCCGTGCCTTCGCCGGGATCAAGGTCGCGGCCGTCGGCGAGCAGACCGCCGCCGCGCTCGTCGATTTCGGTGTGAAGCCGGACCTGGTGCCGTCCGGTGAGCAGTCCGCCGCCGGTCTGCTGGAGGACTGGCCGCCGTACGACCCGGTCTTCGACCCGATCGACCGCGTCTTCCTGCCGCGTGCCGACATCGCCACCGAGACGCTGGTGGCCGGTCTCATCGAGCTGGGCTGGGAGGTCGACGACGTCACCGCGTACCGCACGGTCCGCGCCTCGCCGCCGCCCGCCGACACGCGTGAGGCCATCAAGGGCGGCGGGTTCGACGCGGTGCTCTTCACCTCGTCCTCGACGGTGCGCAACCTGGTCGGCATCGCCGGCAAGCCGCACAACGTGACCGTCATCGCGTGTATCGGCCCGGCCACGGCGAAGACCGCCGAGGAGCACGGTCTGCGCGTCGACGTCCTGTCCCCGGAGCCGTCCGTGCACAAGCTCGCCGAGGCGCTCGCCGCCTTCGGTGCGCAGCGCCGGGACGCGGCGAAGGAGGCCGGTGACCCGGTGACGCGGCCGAGCGAGCGGCGTCCCGGTGCGCGGCGGCGTCGTACGACGACCTGA
- the hemB gene encoding porphobilinogen synthase has product MTVYGNFPGSRPRRLRTTPAMRRMVAETRLDPANLILPAFVREGIDAPVAISAMPGVRQHTLDTLRKAAVDAVSAGVSGIMLFGVPLDEKKDARGTAGTDPEGILQAGLRAVREEVGDDLVVMSDLCLDEYTDHGHCGVLTEDGRVDNDATLERYAEMAQVQADAGAHVVGPSGMMDGQVGVIRDALDQTGHEDVSILAYTVKYSSAFYGPFREAVGSSLEGDRRTYQQDPANARESLRELALDLAEGADMVMVKPAGPYLDILAKVAESVDVPVAAYQISGEYAMIEAAAERGWIDRDAAIMESLTGIRRAGAQMILTYWATEVAQRLGRAGS; this is encoded by the coding sequence ATGACTGTGTACGGAAACTTCCCCGGCTCTCGCCCCCGACGGCTGCGGACGACCCCCGCGATGCGGCGGATGGTCGCCGAGACACGGCTCGACCCGGCGAATCTGATCCTGCCCGCGTTCGTGCGCGAGGGCATCGACGCCCCGGTCGCCATCTCGGCCATGCCCGGGGTGCGGCAGCACACCCTGGACACCCTGCGCAAGGCCGCGGTCGACGCGGTCTCGGCCGGGGTCAGCGGGATCATGCTGTTCGGTGTGCCGCTGGACGAGAAGAAGGACGCCCGGGGCACGGCGGGCACCGACCCCGAGGGCATCCTCCAGGCCGGTCTGCGCGCGGTCCGCGAGGAGGTCGGTGACGATCTCGTCGTCATGTCCGACCTCTGTCTGGACGAGTACACCGACCACGGCCACTGCGGTGTGCTGACCGAGGACGGCCGGGTCGACAACGACGCGACGCTGGAGCGGTACGCCGAGATGGCCCAGGTCCAGGCCGACGCGGGCGCCCATGTGGTCGGCCCCAGCGGCATGATGGACGGCCAGGTCGGGGTGATCCGCGACGCGCTGGACCAGACCGGACACGAGGACGTCTCGATCCTCGCGTACACGGTGAAGTACTCCTCCGCCTTCTACGGCCCGTTCCGCGAGGCCGTCGGCTCCTCGCTCGAGGGTGACCGCAGGACGTATCAGCAGGACCCGGCCAACGCCCGTGAGTCGCTGCGCGAGTTGGCGCTCGACCTCGCCGAGGGCGCGGACATGGTCATGGTCAAGCCGGCCGGACCGTACCTGGACATCCTGGCGAAGGTCGCCGAGTCGGTGGACGTGCCGGTCGCCGCGTACCAGATCAGTGGTGAGTACGCGATGATCGAGGCCGCCGCCGAGCGCGGCTGGATCGACCGGGACGCGGCGATCATGGAGAGCCTGACCGGTATCCGGCGGGCGGGCGCGCAGATGATCCTGACGTACTGGGCGACGGAGGTCGCGCAGCGGCTGGGGCGCGCCGGCTCCTGA
- a CDS encoding transglycosylase domain-containing protein, translating into MARRPIRPKRPRVRRVDYPRRGRTNWLRWAPSWRQVLSAALLGLTALAGLFAAVYASVDIPDENAEASRQGTVYYWADGSQLVSVGAVNRQNVTLADIPDSMEHAVIAAENETFYSDAGVSVKGIARAAVSMVEGGETQGGSTITQQYVKNTYLSQEQSAKRKFKEFFISLKLSNKQSKAEILQGYLNTSWFGRGAYGIQAAAVTYYGIPAKNLDPSQTAMLASLLKGAEEYDPSGGKGNHQRAVDRWEWILDRQVENGMMTKAERATYKKFPEPRDAVKPTSLGGQTGYLVDIANKYIKKRSGLTAKDLARGGYRVHTTFEKDRVQQLERAVRSVRRHDLAPKKRPADKYVEVGAASVRPEDGAVVAVYGGADATTRFANNADTAGVPVGSAFKPFVLAAALQKGGGITLDSGYSSTGRLITGGPRPATPTTPSGGGVLPVPVLVPTTLRDALIRSANLTFERLGKDIGLKKVKEMAVAAGLHEESLARLDKSFPLGTSTPSAVRMADAYGAFSNGGMRAEPYSVTGMTRDGEAIEGFGKPAPQRAMDASVANDVKDTLGISAWTSLAQDKKFDAFAGSGTLDDLSAGATDGDDRMKSAWFIGHAKGLTTAVTMFRNKPGTPQLLGMQGVGGDDSERGNVFPLRIWTAYATAK; encoded by the coding sequence ATGGCCCGACGCCCCATCCGCCCGAAACGCCCTCGCGTGCGCCGAGTCGACTACCCCCGCCGGGGGAGAACCAACTGGCTCCGCTGGGCCCCTTCCTGGCGGCAGGTGCTGAGCGCGGCCCTGCTCGGACTCACGGCGCTGGCCGGGCTGTTCGCCGCCGTGTACGCGTCCGTCGACATCCCGGACGAGAACGCCGAGGCCAGCAGGCAGGGCACCGTCTACTACTGGGCGGACGGCAGCCAGTTGGTGAGCGTGGGCGCGGTCAACCGGCAGAACGTCACGCTCGCCGACATACCCGACTCGATGGAGCACGCGGTCATAGCCGCCGAGAACGAGACCTTCTACTCCGACGCGGGGGTATCGGTGAAGGGGATCGCCCGCGCGGCCGTCAGCATGGTCGAAGGCGGTGAGACCCAGGGCGGCTCCACCATCACCCAGCAGTACGTGAAGAACACCTACCTCAGCCAGGAGCAGTCGGCGAAAAGGAAGTTCAAGGAGTTCTTCATCTCGCTCAAGCTGAGCAACAAGCAGAGCAAGGCGGAGATCCTCCAGGGATATCTGAACACCAGCTGGTTCGGCCGCGGCGCCTACGGCATCCAGGCAGCGGCGGTCACGTACTACGGAATCCCCGCGAAGAACCTCGATCCCAGCCAGACCGCGATGCTCGCGTCCCTGCTCAAGGGGGCGGAGGAGTACGACCCCTCGGGCGGCAAGGGCAACCACCAGCGCGCCGTCGACCGCTGGGAGTGGATCCTGGACCGGCAGGTCGAGAACGGCATGATGACGAAGGCCGAGCGGGCCACGTACAAGAAGTTCCCGGAGCCGCGGGACGCGGTCAAGCCGACCAGCCTCGGCGGCCAGACCGGCTACCTCGTCGACATCGCCAACAAGTACATCAAGAAGCGTTCGGGCCTCACCGCCAAGGACCTCGCCCGGGGCGGCTACCGGGTGCACACCACCTTCGAGAAGGACAGGGTGCAGCAGCTGGAGCGGGCCGTGCGCAGCGTGCGCAGGCACGACCTCGCCCCCAAGAAGCGCCCCGCGGACAAGTACGTCGAGGTCGGCGCCGCATCCGTCCGTCCCGAGGACGGGGCCGTGGTCGCGGTGTACGGCGGAGCCGACGCGACCACCCGTTTCGCCAACAACGCCGACACCGCGGGCGTCCCCGTCGGCTCGGCCTTCAAGCCCTTCGTGCTGGCCGCGGCCCTTCAGAAGGGCGGCGGAATCACCCTGGACAGCGGCTACAGCAGTACGGGGCGTCTGATCACGGGCGGCCCGCGCCCGGCGACGCCCACGACCCCCTCGGGTGGCGGTGTCCTCCCGGTGCCGGTCCTGGTGCCGACGACCCTGCGCGACGCGCTGATCAGATCGGCCAACCTCACCTTCGAACGGCTCGGCAAGGACATCGGGCTGAAGAAGGTGAAGGAGATGGCGGTCGCGGCCGGGCTGCACGAGGAGAGCCTGGCCCGGCTGGACAAGTCCTTCCCCCTCGGCACGTCCACACCGAGCGCGGTCAGGATGGCGGACGCGTACGGCGCCTTCAGCAACGGCGGTATGCGGGCCGAGCCCTACTCGGTGACCGGGATGACCCGGGACGGCGAGGCCATCGAGGGCTTCGGGAAACCGGCGCCGCAGCGCGCGATGGACGCCTCGGTGGCCAACGATGTGAAGGACACCCTGGGCATCTCGGCCTGGACGTCGCTGGCGCAGGACAAGAAGTTCGACGCGTTCGCCGGTTCCGGGACCCTCGACGACCTCTCGGCGGGCGCGACCGACGGGGACGACCGGATGAAGTCGGCCTGGTTCATCGGCCACGCCAAGGGGCTGACCACGGCCGTGACGATGTTCCGCAACAAGCCGGGAACCCCTCAACTGCTGGGCATGCAGGGCGTGGGCGGGGACGACTCGGAGCGCGGCAATGTCTTCCCGCTCCGGATCTGGACCGCCTACGCCACCGCGAAGTAG
- a CDS encoding HEAT repeat domain-containing protein: MDRTESLIDQFHAQPPESDKRRELVAGIGDILADRPDHPAALPFLASVTEDTEEYELARIEATTALRLWPPTDGTHRRRAARALLAVMRGPDEDLVRQYAAMALGPYADDPEVHDAMAAAVLRDEDQLVRDNALAALSHAGPSESRAEVLHRLADDRTLGREAARILAAWGHGPGA; the protein is encoded by the coding sequence ATGGACCGGACAGAGAGCCTCATCGATCAGTTCCACGCACAGCCCCCCGAGAGCGACAAGCGGCGCGAACTCGTCGCGGGAATAGGCGACATACTCGCGGACCGGCCCGACCACCCGGCGGCCCTGCCGTTCCTCGCCTCGGTGACCGAGGACACCGAGGAGTACGAGCTCGCCAGGATCGAGGCCACGACGGCCCTGCGGCTGTGGCCGCCCACGGACGGCACGCACCGCCGGCGGGCCGCCCGCGCACTGCTGGCCGTGATGCGCGGGCCCGACGAGGACCTGGTGCGGCAGTACGCGGCCATGGCGCTGGGCCCCTACGCGGACGACCCGGAGGTCCACGACGCGATGGCGGCCGCCGTCCTGCGCGACGAGGACCAGCTCGTCCGGGACAACGCCCTGGCAGCGCTCAGCCACGCGGGCCCGAGCGAGAGCCGGGCCGAGGTGCTGCACCGGCTGGCCGACGACCGGACACTGGGCCGGGAGGCCGCCCGCATCCTCGCGGCCTGGGGTCACGGACCGGGGGCCTGA
- a CDS encoding DUF4232 domain-containing protein, translated as MRSNRIRTTALAATALLAALSLTACSGDSGSSESSKAGAAAPVAHTIDKQATSQPESQSQPQTAAPEEGATDAPAANSGTKTGGSGSGTTKNTAPPATSDGKNTSGSTDKAGNTAGPTSSSTKTVTCTGSNTKVTVTKVSRPINHLLLTVTNAGSQLCNAYYAPKLRFDDAQAVFPILEDSQPQAVVTLEPGQSAYAAIGLTGEPGSGPAPRKGSHLQVNFAGKNPVGSTGAPAELTLPANTYWDDNGFVTYWQTEMADALQY; from the coding sequence ATGCGCAGCAACCGCATCCGCACCACCGCCCTCGCCGCCACCGCGCTCCTGGCCGCCCTCTCGCTCACCGCGTGCAGTGGTGACAGCGGCAGCAGCGAGAGCAGCAAGGCGGGAGCGGCCGCCCCGGTGGCGCACACCATCGACAAGCAGGCCACGTCCCAGCCCGAGTCCCAGTCCCAGCCCCAGACCGCCGCACCGGAGGAGGGCGCCACCGACGCCCCCGCCGCCAACTCCGGCACCAAGACCGGCGGCAGCGGCAGCGGCACGACGAAGAACACCGCGCCGCCCGCCACGAGCGACGGGAAGAACACCAGCGGCTCCACGGACAAGGCAGGCAACACTGCCGGCCCCACCAGCAGCAGCACCAAGACGGTCACCTGCACCGGCAGTAACACCAAGGTCACCGTCACCAAGGTGAGCCGCCCCATCAACCACCTGCTGCTGACCGTGACGAACGCGGGCTCCCAGCTCTGCAACGCCTACTACGCACCCAAGCTCCGCTTCGACGACGCGCAGGCCGTCTTCCCGATCCTGGAGGACAGCCAGCCCCAGGCCGTCGTGACACTTGAGCCGGGCCAGTCCGCGTACGCCGCCATCGGCCTGACCGGCGAGCCCGGCAGCGGCCCCGCCCCCCGCAAGGGCAGCCACCTCCAGGTCAACTTCGCCGGCAAGAACCCTGTGGGTTCCACGGGCGCCCCCGCCGAGCTGACGCTCCCCGCCAACACCTACTGGGACGACAACGGCTTCGTCACCTACTGGCAGACCGAGATGGCCGACGCCCTCCAGTACTGA